In Lotus japonicus ecotype B-129 chromosome 5, LjGifu_v1.2, one genomic interval encodes:
- the LOC130721407 gene encoding pleiotropic drug resistance protein 1-like yields the protein MTLLLGPPGSGKTTLLLALAGKLGKDLKHSGRVTYNGHELDEFVPQRTSAYISQHDNHIGEMTVRETLAFSARCQGVGQNYELLTELLRREKEAKIKPDADVDASMKAAVLEGQQTSVVTDYILKILGLEVCADIMVGDGMIRGISGGQKKRVTTGEMLVGPVRVFFMDEISTGLDSSTTFQIINSIRQSIHILNGTALVSLLQPAPETYELFDDIIVLTDGHIVYQGPRENVLEFFESMGFKCPERKGVADFLQEVTSRKDQWQYWAYKDEPYRFVTVKDFSEAFQSFDVGQKLREELANPFDKSKCHPNALTKKKYGVNSKELLSVCASREFLLMKRNSIVYIFKVTQLIFLAVMASTLFIRTKMHRDTVEDGGAYMGALFFTVSVAMFNGILELHMTILKLPVFYKQRDLLFYPSWAYSLPPWILKIPITLLEVAIWEGISYYAIGYDPIFARLLKQYLIILCINVMASALFRLIAALGRDVVVANTIGSFTLLVVLVLGGFVISRDDVHKWLIWGYWSSPLMYGQNAIVVNEFLGHSWTKVIPNSNETLGVLILKTRGFFTEAYWYWIGVGGLIGYIFLFNFLFILALRYLSPLRTDQAGLSKEKLLERNASTAEEFIELPTRKSSSETKMVEEASISSRSFSGRVNDVNARSGRRGMVLPFKPLSLTFDEISYSVDMPQEMKNQGVFEDRLKLLKGVSGAFRPGVLTALMGVSGAGKTTLMDVLAGRKTGGYIEGAIKISGYPKNQQTFARIAGYCEQFDIHSPNVTVYESLLYSAWLRLPREVDTATRKMFIEEVMELVELNSLREALVGLPGETGLSTEQRKRLTIAVELVANPSIIFMDEPTSGLDARAAAIVMRTVRNTVDTGRTVVCTIHQPSIDIFDAFDELLLLKLGGEQIYAGPLGRQCSQLIQFFEAIHGVPKIRDGYNPATWMLEVTSAGTEASLKVNFTDVYKNSELHRRNKQLIQELSTPPQGSKDLHFDTQYSQTWVAQFKACIWKQHLSYWRNTSYTAVRLLFTTLIALLFGLLFWQIGSKRGKEQDLFNALGSMYAAVNFIGVQNSASVQPIISVERTVFYRERAAGMYSALPYAFAQV from the exons ATGACATTGCTTTTGGGGCCACCAGGCTCAGGAAAGACTACTTTGCTGTTGGCGTTAGCTGGAAAACTTGGGAAAGATTTGAAA CATTCTGGGAGAGTAACATACAATGGTCATGAGCTGGACGAGTTTGTGCCACAAAGGACATCAGCTTATATAAGTCAACATGATAATCACATTGGAGAAATGACTGTCCGAGAAACGCTAGCTTTCTCAGCAAGATGTCAAGGAGTTGGACAGAACTATG AGTTGTTGACTGAACTACTAAGAAGAGAGAAGGAAGCAAAGATTAAACCAGATGCTGATGTTGATGCCTCTATGAAG GCAGCTGTACTAGAAGGACAACAGACAAGTGTGGTCACTGACTATATTCTTAAG ATTTTGGGGCTTGAAGTGTGTGCTGACATTATGGTAGGTGATGGAATGATAAGAGGCATCTCAGGAGGGCAGAAAAAACGAGTCACAACAG GGGAGATGCTAGTTGGACCTGTAAGGGTGTTTTTCATGGATGAGATATCAACTGGTTTGGACAGCTCCACTACTTTTCAAATAATCAACTCAATCCGGCAATCCATCCATATTCTAAATGGAACCGCACTTGTGTCCTTACTACAGCCAGCACCAGAAACTTATGAACTGTTTGATGATATAATAGTTCTAACAGATGGGCATATTGTGTACCAAGGACCAAGAGAAAATGTGCTTGAGTTTTTTGAATCAATGGGTTTCAAGTGTCCTGAGAGAAAAGGAGTTGCTGACTTCTTACAAGAA GTGACATCAAGAAAAGATCAATGGCAATATTGGGCATATAAGGATGAACCTTATAGATTTGTTACAGTCAAGGATTTTTCTGAAGCATTCCAGTCATTTGACGTTGGTCAGAAACTTCGAGAAGAGTTGGCCAATCCTTTTGACAAGTCTAAATGCCATCCAAATGCCTTGACGAAAAAGAAGTATGGTGTTAACTCAAAGGAACTGCTGAGTGTTTGTGCTAGCAGAGAATTTTTGCTTATGAAGCGAAATTCCATTGTTTACATATTCAAAGTCACCCAA cttatttttttAGCTGTCATGGCATCAACATTATTTATACGAACTAAGATGCATCGAGATACCGTGGAGGATGGAGGAGCTTACATGGGTGCTCTGTTCTTCACAGTTAGTGTAGCAATGTTCAATGGAATATTAGAGCTACATATGACCATCTTGAAACTTCCTGTCTTTTACAAGCAAAGGGACCTTCTTTTCTATCCTTCATGGGCTTATTCTCTTCCACCATGGATCCTCAAAATACCAATAACCCTCTTAGAAGTTGCCATCTGGGAAGGCATCTCTTACTATGCCATTGGCTATGATCCAATTTTTGCTAG GCTTTTAAAACAATACTTGATAATTCTATGCATTAATGTGATGGCTTCTGCATTATTTCGATTGATAGCAGCATTAGGAAGGGATGTTGTAGTCGCAAACACTATTGGGTCCTTTACGTTACTAGTAGTTCTGGTTTTGGGAGGATTTGTGATTTCACGAG ACGATGTGCACAAATGGCTTATATGGGGTTACTGGTCCTCACCATTGATGTATGGACAGAATGCTATAGTTGTCAATGAATTTCTCGGGCATAGTTGGACAAAG GTTATTCCTAATTCCAATGAGACATTGGGAGTTTTGATATTGAAAACGCGTGGGTTTTTCACAGAAGCTTATTGGTATTGGATTGGTGTAGGAGGATTGATTGgttatatttttctatttaatttcCTCTTCATCTTGGCTTTGCGATATCTCAGTC CACTCCGAACGGATCAAGCAGGGCTATCCAAAGAGAAATTGCTCGAGAGAAATGCTTCAACAGCTGAGGAGTTCATTGAGTTACCAACACGAAAGAGTTCTTCTG AAACAAAGATGGTAGAAGAAGCAAGTATATCATCCAGGTCGTTTTCTGGAAGAGTCAATGATGTTAATGCGAGAAGTGGAAGGAGGGGCATGGTTCTTCCTTTTAAACCCCTCTCTCTCACTTTTGATGAGATATCATATTCCGTAGACATGCCGCAG GAAATGAAAAATCAAGGAGTTTTCGAGGACCGTCTTAAACTTTTGAAGGGTGTCAGTGGAGCCTTTAGGCCTGGAGTACTAACAGCTCTAATGGGTGTAAGTGGTGCTGGCAAGACTACTCTGATGGATGTTTTAGCTGGAAGGAAAACTGGTGGATATATTGAAGGAGCCATCAAGATATCTGGGTACCCAAAGAATCAACAAACATTTGCTCGCATAGCAGGTTATTGTGAACAATTTGATATCCACTCACCTAATGTTACAGTTTATGAATCTTTGCTATATTCTGCCTGGCTTCGATTACCACGTGAAGTGGATACTGCAACTAGAAAG ATGTTCATTGAGGAAGTTATGGAGCTTGTGGAGCTTAATTCATTAAGGGAAGCACTTGTTGGATTGCCGGGTGAGACTGGACTTTCAACTGAGCAGCGCAAGAGACTTACAATTGCAGTTGAACTTGTAGCCAATCCATCAATAATATTCATGGATGAGCCAACCTCTGGTCTTGATGCTAGAGCAGCTGCAATTGTAATGAGAACTGTGAGGAACACCGTGGACACAGGACGGACTGTGGTTTGCACCATCCACCAGCCAAGTATTGATATATTTGATGCATTTGATGAG CTGCTACTTCTAAAATTGGGAGGGGAGCAAATATATGCTGGTCCATTAGGCCGCCAGTGTTCCCAACTGATTCAGTTCTTTGAG GCTATTCATGGAGTTCCCAAGATTAGAGACGGTTATAATCCTGCAACCTGGATGTTGGAAGTTACATCAGCAGGGACTGAAGCTAGTCTTAAGGTCAATTTCACCGATGTTTACAAAAACTCAGAACTACACCG GAGAAATAAACAACTGATCCAGGAGCTCAGTACACCTCCTCAAGGTTCAAAGGATCTACACTTTGATACTCAGTATTCACAGACTTGGGTGGCACAATTTAAAGCTTGCATATGGAAACAACATTTATCTTATTGGCGGAACACATCATATACTGCAGTTAGACTCCTATTTACAACACTGATAGCTTTATTGTTTGGGCTCCTATTTTGGCAGATTGGTTCCAAAAG GGGAAAGGAGCAAGATCTTTTCAATGCACTGGGTTCAATGTATGCTGCAGTTAACTTCATTGGAGTTCAAAATAGTGCCTCAGTGCAGCCAATCATATCAGTTGAGAGAACAGTATTCTACAGAGAAAGAGCTGCTGGAATGTATTCAGCTTTGCCATATGCTTTTGCACAGGTATAG